A single genomic interval of Pseudorasbora parva isolate DD20220531a chromosome 21, ASM2467924v1, whole genome shotgun sequence harbors:
- the ifit10 gene encoding interferon-induced protein with tetratricopeptide repeats 10: MEPERTLRTKLHQLECHFTWALRKDDIDLNDVLNRLDEQIKLELQKKERLARTYSALAYIHFLLGSHEEAHNNLMKSMELHIECHRDEFHNALIVTYGNLAWLNYHMKNYTECESYLEKLKRIIETIPKEFSSVPEVLGEKGWTFLKFSHKYYEGAKECFRKALELEPDESEWNAGYAIALYRTEFERSGCTLEDSSTIKQLRRAIDTNPDDDVLKVLLSLRLVVFKRYKEAESLVEKALERSPDHPHVIRYVAKFFRNQGIEDRSIALLKRALEHSPNSCFIHHQLARCYKQKKIQVQLEQSHHAKGSRIQQIHDQCIYHLEMATSLTTSFISAMSELALLYGENRNMPQAEEQFRVTFKTAEVKRDNLHVVNFYFAEFQLYCHKCESLAIKHYMECLKMSPHSYEGKKSAYRLRKIAEKRIERNSQEGEAHGILGFLHKEKGEKHQAIECYEKALSYEDNDEFLSNLSALRMSLQ; this comes from the coding sequence ATGGAACCTGAAAGGACTTTGAGAACAAAACTTCACCAGCTGGAATGCCACTTCACCTGGGCTCTGAGAAAAGATGATATTGATCTAAATGATGTTCTCAATAGGCTGGATGAACAGATTAAATTGGAACTTCAAAAGAAGGAAAGACTTGCCCGAACATACAGTGCTCTGGCATATATCCATTTCCTTCTGGGGTCTCACGAGGAGGCACATAACAACCTCATGAAATCCATGGAGCTCCACATTGAATGCCATAGGGATGAATTTCACAATGCTCTTATTGTAACTTATGGAAACCTTGCCTGGTTAAACTACCACATGAAGAACTACACAGAGTGTGAAAGTTACCTGGAAAAGCTTAAGAGAATAATCGAAACAATTCCAAAAGAGTTTTCATCTGTTCCAGAGGTGCTTGGTGAGAAGGGATGGACTTTTCTTAAATTCTCACACAAATATTATGAAGGAGCAAAAGAATGTTTCAGGAAGGCTTTAGAATTGGAACCAGATGAAAGTGAGTGGAACGCTGGTTATGCTATTGCTCTGTATCGTACCGAATTTGAGAGATCGGGGTGCACTTTGGAGGATTCGTCTACAATCAAGCAACTGAGACGGGCCATTGACACAAATCCAGATGATGACGTTCTCAAAGTCCTCTTAAGCTTGCGACTGGTTGTTTTCAAGAGGTACAAAGAAGCTGAAAGCTTGGTAGAGAAGGCTTTAGAAAGATCTCCAGATCATCCACATGTCATCCGATATGTTGCGAAATTCTTCCGGAATCAAGGGATTGAGGACAGGTCAATCGCTCTTTTGAAGCGAGCGCTTGAACACTCACCCAATTCATGTTTCATTCATCATCAGTTGGCTCGCTGCTATAAGCAGAAGAAAATCCAAGTTCAGCTGGAACAAAGTCACCATGCCAAGGGGTCAAGAATTCAACAGATCCATGATCAATGCATCTACCATTTAGAAATGGCTACCAGCCTGACGACCTCTTTCATTTCTGCAATGAGCGAACTAGCGCTGCTGTACGGAGAGAACCGCAACATGCCTCAGGCTGAAGAGCAGTTTCGGGTCACTTTTAAAACAGCTGAAGTGAAAAGAGACAATTTACATGTGGTGAATTTTTACTTCGCTGAATTCCAGCTATATTGCCACAAATGTGAGTCGTTAGCTATCAAACACTACATGGAATGTCTGAAGATGAGCCCACATTCATACGAAGGGAAGAAAAGTGCCTATCGTTTGAGGAAGATCGCTGAGAAACGGATTGAGAGAAACTCGCAGGAAGGGGAGGCTCATGGGATACTAGGGTTCCTTCACAAGGAAAAAGGAGAGAAACATCAAGCCATTGAGTGCTATGAGAAAGCTCTGAGTTATGAAGACAATGATGAGTTCCTCAGTAACCTTAGTGCACTCAGGATGTCCTTACAGTAA
- the ifit9 gene encoding LOW QUALITY PROTEIN: interferon-induced protein with tetratricopeptide repeats 9 (The sequence of the model RefSeq protein was modified relative to this genomic sequence to represent the inferred CDS: substituted 1 base at 1 genomic stop codon): MSNKDMEAKLRQLECLFTWGVEKSDTKDLNNLQDKLHDRVQFCPQKYHATYFNLLAFISHLEGKTENALDYLQKAESALKEDKQKEATFLVTFSSFAWVHYHLKKLNNAEEYLNKVKSICKDITGSSEYSCSLPLIHAEKAWSFLRLGGTFYEQAKESFSKALEAEPDNILFNVGYAIVLFRIDGINKAKDTGKVTEXLRKALSLEPTNTEIMVLLALKLQRSRRQEAQNLIKEALRLSPDVPQVTRYVAKFFRAEGSIKDSLSVLKRAAELAPNSSFLHHQIGLCHKQQLIQMFEERRPGRRIPAAQKASKVAECIQHFSRAVELKPNNIYAKVNLAEAYGENRQLEEAEKIFSSLIDDKALSESYKQHCHTSYGLFLLYKKKDEDKAVGQFKAAYMIPSNTYERKQAGKKLRLIAERNLKTKKKEALEILDFISSEDKQETHTKECLPSKTTHTEELSKTLD; this comes from the exons ATGAG CAACAAAGACATGGAAGCGAAGCTCAGGCAGTTGGAGTGCCTTTTTACATGGGGTGTAGAAAAATCAGACACAAAGGACTTGAACAACTTACAAGACAAACTCCATGATAGGGTTCAATTTTGTCCACAAAAGTATCATGCCACATATTTCAACCTTCTGGCTTTTATTAGCCACTTAGAGGGTAAAACTGAGAATGCACTGGACTACCTTCAAAAGGCAGAATCAGCATTAAAGGAAGACAAACAAAAGGAAGCTACATTTCTGGTGACATTCTCCAGCTTTGCATGGGTACACTATCACTTAAAGAAGCTAAATAATGCAGAAGAATACTTGAACAAAGTGAAAAGTATATGCAAGGACATCACAGGCTCATCGGAATACTCCTGCAGCTTGCCCTTAATACATGCTGAGAAAGCCTGGAGCTTTTTGAGACTTGGAGGAACATTCTATGAGCAAGCAAAAGAGAGTTTCTCCAAGGCTCTTGAGGCAGAACCagacaatattttgtttaatgtgGGCTATGCAATAGTGCTTTTTAGGATAGATGGCATAAACAAAGCTAAAGACACTGGAAAAGTCACAGAATAACTTAGAAAAGCTCTCAGCCTGGAGCCCACAAACACTGAGATCATGGTACTTTTGGCTCTGAAACTCCAGAGGTCAAGGAGACAGGAAGCCCAGAACCTTATAAAAGAGGCCCTCAGGTTGTCTCCTGATGTTCCACAAGTAACCAGatatgtggccaaattcttcaGGGCAGAGGGCTCCATTAAAGATTCATTGTCTGTCCTCAAGAGGGCAGCAGAGCTGGCTCCAAACTCTTCCTTTCTGCACCATCAAATTGGCCTTTGCCACAAACAACAGCTTATTCAGATGTTTGAGGAGAGGAGACCCGGGAGGCGCATTCCTGCTGCTCAAAAAGCCTCTAAGGTAGCTGAATGTATCCAACACTTCTCAAGGGCTGTAGAGCTGAAGCCTAACAATATTTATGCCAAAGTGAATTTAGCGGAGGCGTATGGGGAGAACAGGCAACTTGAAGAGGCAGAGAAGATCTTTAGCAGCCTGATAGATGACAAAGCTCTCAGTGAGTCTTATAAGCAGCACTGCCACACAAGCTATGGTTTGTTCTTGCTCTACAAGAAAAAGGATGAAGACAAAGCAGTCGGTCAGTTCAAGGCAGCATATATGATTCCATCCAATACCTATGAAAGGAAACAAGCTGGCAAGAAGCTCAGACTGATCGCGGAGAGGAATCTCAAAACTAAGAAGAAAGAAGCATTGGAGATTTTGGACTTCATATCTTCTGAAGACAAACAGGAGACGCATACAAAGGAGTGTCTGCCCAGCAAAACTACTCATACTGAAGAGCTGTCAAAAACTTTGGACTGA